The Colwellia sp. M166 genome segment CCAGGTCGCGATCCACGCCCTGAATTTAAAACCGCAACATTTCAAGAGGGGATAAACACTATTGCTGATTTAAAAGTCGGTATGATTTTAGAAGGTGTGATATCCAATGTTGCTAATTTTGGTGCTTTTGTTGATGTTGGGGTTCATCAAGACGGCTTAGTGCATATCTCATCCCTAACTAATAAGTTTGTCAGTGATCCACATGAAATTGTTAAAGCCGGTGAAGTGGTTAAAGTAAAAGTTACTGAGGTTGACCCTCAGCGTAAACGTATCAGTTTAACCATGCGTTTAGATGAAGCTACGCCACAAGTTAACAGTCAAGCGCCAGAAAAAGCGCCTAAAGCAATGCATAAAGATCACAAAAATAAGCAACATAAAAACCATACTAGGACGCAAAAACCTAAAGTGGAAAATAATGCCGCCATGGGTAATGCTTTTGCTGACGCTTTTGCCAAGCTAAAGAAATAATCAGCTAAACCCTTTGGTAAATATTCAAAAAGCCGCTCAATTGCGGCTTTTTTTCATGGTAATAAAGGCACTGATCAAAAAAACGTCATTCCGCACCATCTAAAACTTGCACTTTTAAGCTAGCCCGCTACCATAGCCACCTTTAAGGCATATCATACCAAGTCTATTAAGTTTCTTCCCACTCAGAGCTTAGTATAATTGGTATCAGTTAAATTTTCTGCGGAATACCATGGAACTTCACAATTATTATCTTTATTTTAGTATTTCGCTGCTTGCCTCAATCAGTATTGGTCCTTCAGTAATCCTAGCAGCGAGTAATGGTATAAATTTCGGTCGTAAAAAAGCCTTAGCGGGTGTTTTAGGTCATGTCAGTGCCGTGATGATTTTAGCGCTCATTTCAGCTTCAGGACTCGGTTTGATTTTAATGACATCTAAGTTAGCGTTTGCGTTTATTAAATACGCTGGCGCTGGCTACTTAATTTATATAGGTATTGCGATTTGGCGTAGTAAAGGTCAGTGGTCATTCGCCGATAAAAATGCTCAAATTCCAGCAAAACGCACCTTATTTAAACAAAGCCTTTTATTAGGGCTCAGTAACCCAAAAGCTTTAGTGTTTTTCTCAGCTTTATTCCCACAGTTTATACAGCCAGAGCAAGCTATTTTGCCACAATTTGTACTGCTTGCTGGCACAAGCTTGTGCAATGCTTTTGTTTTTACTTCTGTTTATGTTGCTATTGCCTTTCGCTTTCGTCACTATTTCTTATCTG includes the following:
- a CDS encoding LysE family translocator — encoded protein: MELHNYYLYFSISLLASISIGPSVILAASNGINFGRKKALAGVLGHVSAVMILALISASGLGLILMTSKLAFAFIKYAGAGYLIYIGIAIWRSKGQWSFADKNAQIPAKRTLFKQSLLLGLSNPKALVFFSALFPQFIQPEQAILPQFVLLAGTSLCNAFVFTSVYVAIAFRFRHYFLSAIGQRWVGKTTGGVFIGFAAALLAS